The DNA region CCGCCGGGTTGTTCCCGCATGAACAGACAAATTCTGGTCCGGTTTTACACCAAGCCCGGCTGCCCGCTTTGTGAGGACGCCGAATCGCTGTTGGAAGTTGCGGGGCGTCGTTTCCCGATCGCGATCCAGCCGGTCGACATCCGCCGGGATCCGCGCCTGTTTGCCCTCTATGGCGAGCGCAT from bacterium includes:
- a CDS encoding glutaredoxin family protein produces the protein PPGCSRMNRQILVRFYTKPGCPLCEDAESLLEVAGRRFPIAIQPVDIRRDPRLFALYGERIPVLEFPDGTLLEPPVTRDRLTAILRRMD